The nucleotide sequence GTGTGTCCTGTTCCTGAAACCACCACGTACCCTCCATCAGTTGGGTTGCACGTGCCTTGCCTTTGACAGCCCCAAACTGTGTCCTTTGGCAGCTCCAGGTGAAGAGTCTCAAATGACTGTATAAAAGTGACTGCTTGCCTGGAAGAGAGTGGGAAATCCTGAAAGGTTTTGTCCAGTTTTCAATAGTACCTCTGAGCAAGACTCGAGGAGGAGCCTCTCCAGCCTCGGGCAGATGATGTTTTATGCACAGCTGGAGGGTTTCCTCAAATGCAGCAGCTCGGAGAGACTTAAAAGAACATACAAAGACAGCACATTTTCTTGGAGGGTGCGCATGTATTATGTACTATTCTCTGTTGCCTACATGGCTCTGTCTTCAGTGCAGTATATCGTGTGCTGATACTTTTTTTTAGCATTCATCCTGAAAATCTTAAAGCTCTTTAAATAATAGGGCTTCCTCAAGGTCAGTGCTTTGCGTGCTCTCCTTTGCAGGTTTCCAGGGCTGAGCACATCGCTGCTGCCTTGTGCTGGTCtgcgtggggctgcaggataaAGGTCAAATACTGGgattgctggtttttgttttaaagagagaGATACCTAACATCTTTTATTTAATAAGTCTCCAGTACAGCGCTGTTGCTCGAGCAGCCGCCAGCGCTGGGGGTCAGCACTAAACTCCCCACACGGGCCCCGGCTCCTCTCGGGGTTACAGAAATCTCATGTCTCTATCGTCCCATGTACCTGCTTTCAACAGTGGCAAAATGTGGGCACCTGAGCCTGTGAGGTTTTAAACACAGCAGAAAggttgttttcccattttccagtattttttttttcactattctGTTGTGTTCAGAATATTTTACTTGAACAATACcgaaatgtttcattttacattttcaaagcaaatatcAGATCAAGTCTTTTAATATActagtttctgttttcttaaatggccttgttttttattctctctaaaaagaggaaagaaggctaacatggaaagagaaaatcacATGGAGATGGAACAAAAATTTTGGGTTATATCAAAGGttgttgacattttaaaaaatgcctttgtTTCCCcccctgtttcttttttttttcttttttaaatttcactaGACAAAAATTtccagcctttttcttttttgatgcAGTCCCTACACCAAAACAGCTTTGCTATTTAGTCAGCCTTCAGTCACATCAGCGatttaaatggctttttagCAAAGGTTTTACCTGCACACCTGTGCTAGACCTCGGTGAGGATGCAGAGTCTTCAAAACCTGTCTCAGAGCtaaggaaagaaatgcaaatgtaCCAGTGTGGGTTCTCCCCCTGCCCCTGTATaattcttccccttccctgcccagctccagtCTAAACGAGCATTCAAGGATGGTAGACAGGCTGTGCTGGACTGGATACCAGTTCACTTAATTCGTTAAACTTGCACTGAACTGGCGTTGGGCTTTTTTAGATCTCAAACTAGATTTTGCTGTCGTGACCACAGACGAGCACTGGAGCTGTGTCCATGCTTTTCGccttctgaaatattaaagtAGTTCATCCCACGGCAGGATGCTTCTGGGTCTGCCGGAGTTGTCCTCCTTCATTGTAGCTCAAAAATTACAACTGAAGGAGAAATCCATTTCCCTaaaggttgtttgtttgttttgtttgttgtttttggtcgtgttttttttttttaatgtggttctTGCTATCAAGGAATTCTTATATTACATGTGTGTTTCTCTATCACCACTTTTACTGTGCTTAAACTCTGTCTCCTTATAACAAAGACCTTGTATTTTTCCAgaactaaaaatgttttaaggaaTGCTACTGAAAACTTTTTTGCACCAAGAATGCCACTGTCCCTGCACCTTTGGAACAGTGATATCCCTCTCCACCAAGAAAAATGAGTTTCAAGGCAATTTCCCAATTACCTTTGTCcctcaaaatggaaaatataagTCCTCTTGAAGGCTTAGAGACTTAATCTGCACCATACAGCTTTACAGAGAAAATTCTCTGACATTACTAAAAAAAAGGCGGTTCTATGAAAGTTGAAGATCGAtctctaaaaagaaattaaaaaataattttaggttCTGCAGTGAGTCCTGGAATACTTGCGGAGGCTTTTACAGCCATAATGCTCAATGGACATCGGAATCTCagcttttgtttcagaaaaccGTAGCTTTCTAGACTCAGCTATTGTTGAGATGAATTCAAGTCCTAAATATTCCAAAAATGAGAGGTGAGTGAGGAGAGCCCTGAGGACAAGGATTTACAGGGATGATGCTCCCGCCCGGGGCAGCGCGGTTTTGCGCAGCTCACTGGGGCTGTGTGCCCGTCCCATGGCCAAAACACGACGGCTACAAATGCGTATGTCTTCTGTCCCTGAGGCTTTGCCTTCCTCCCACTACTTCTTGCTTTCTGGCAGTTTTAGTCCCCCCGTTGAGTTTTTAGGAGAGATGAGCCGTGGCCCAGGTGGGCTCACAGTGGTGTGTGAGACAGAGGGTCCGTGTCGGTCAGCGCAGGCTGAGCGCTGGAGTCCCAGGAGAAGTGGTTAATAACAGCTGCAGAGATCCGGCTCCTACAGAAAATGGGTCTCCTGTCTGCTCCTTATCCCTCTGTGGATCCGGTTTTAATGGTGTTTCTACCCATTTGCTATTCTCGCAACCCCGTGTTGTGCCTGGAGCATCTGTACAAACGGATGAGTTAGTCCGTGAGCCAGAGCTTTTCTTCTGAGCACCTGGCTGGGATACTGGGTGCAGGCTTTGGGTAAGTGGGTacttgggggtgggggaggttTCGGGGTGCAGCCGCTCACGTAGGGGTGTGTACGTGCCCTCCCCACCGGCTGCCGCCGCGGGAAGGCCCGGGCGGCGCGGTGACGCTCGGCACGCCGGGCTGCAGCCGCCCTCGGGGAGCCGGCTGACATCACTCCCGGCAACGGGGGAAGCAGATGGGATATTGCCATGGCGCTGCCCACCGCCAAGTTAAATATAAAACATCTAGCAGAAGGCAGCGGGGTACTCGCTGCTCAGGAAGTCTGCCACGGGGACATGGCAAAGTAAACACAATTTTTTAAgccctttcctctcctgcccGCTGCTTCGGCATCCTTTGGGGTGAGGGGAAAGGCTGGCAGCGCGTGGCAGTGCTGGAAACCCTCCCCGTGCCCTTTGGTGCCAGCGCCATGGCTCAGCAGGGGCGTTAGAGGTGAGGATTTGATCTGTGGCAGATGCAGTTCCTCTTGGGTCTCTTGGCTGCTGGGGGAGTTTGACTGTAGACTATCCCTGCAGGCAAGAAATACACGTAAAGTGGACCAGACCAAACAGTTGATGCCTGCGTAAACCGTCGCGTATTGAGGTCTCGAGGTCTGTATAAAACACGGTGTTGTCTTGCTCGGGAAGGGCTGTGCAGACACAGCTCAACCATCAGCTGCCGCTGGGGAGGATGCCGGTGCTGCGGCACTTGACCTCTGCTCCAAGGAGATGCTCCCTAAAAACACCAAGAAATGGGAAGAATCTGGGCCGTCTCATCTCCACACAAGTGACTGTTTTCCTTGCACTGGCAACTACTGCCTTGAGGTTTATGTGCAGAGCTTCAAAACCAGCAACCTGATACCACATGCAGTGCaacaagagaaaatacattCCGAAGCTGgtggaaaataaagaagaaaaagtcaaGGGGAGAGAGCCAGAGGGGTGGGGGTATAACTGGTGGCATCTTTGGAGATTTTAACACGGTgctggtgctgtgttttgggcaGTGGGATGTGTGTTGTGGGACGCCCGGGTGCTGAGGCTCCTGCCGTGGGGCTtggggctggctctgcccttggggacacccctgctctgtcccctgccGGGGCGCTTCTGGGGGGAGCGGAGATGCTGCTCAGCTGCGTGTTGGGGTCTCTGCAAAGATACGCAGCAACGTTTTGCCTTGCATGCTGCAGCCTGGGGTTAGGCCAGATGTGCTTCACGGCTGGGTGAGTTCCAGGGAGCATCAGACAGGCAGAATCCTTCCTGACTTTATCAGCAAAGGTGTCTGTGGTGCTGCAGCACCGCTGCAGATCTTTCCAGGCTTTCACTGGGCCACTGGGCTGCCCTGACCGCCACCATGGTTATtgtaaaaatagtttttttcaCAGCAGGGAAGCTTGTGGTTTGCTCACCCGGAGAACCCTGCTGCATAGACTGAGTATGGCCTTTGGATGGGACACcttaaaggggaaaaagaaacacatttggcattttctttccactggTGGGAAATCCTCCTGCCTGTGCCAGAACTGGGGATTCACCTGCAAGGAGCTGAGAGGTGCCAGCTCTTGCAGGTTATAATTATGAGCCTTCTGGCTTGTgttcctccagccctgcctgccagAGGGGTGTTGCTATATGTGAATATTagcaatatttaaatattttagttcttAAGGCAAAAGTGTCTAGGATGAACTGTGTATGCTCAGAGTATCACCAGCAAATGGGAAGAGcctttgtttgtgtgttttgatCATGAATTGTAAACTAATCTCATGGTTTGGGAGAAATTGGCTTGTGGCTTTATCATGCCTGGGGTCGTTGACGCCTGGGTTTGGATTGCAGGATCAGGGCGATACTTGCAGGGTACGGAAGCCTCTAGATCACAGTTCCTTGGTCTGTTTAAACAAAGGACCACTTATcctcttgggggaaaaaatactcTAGAACCATCCTGTTGCTacagatttctgtgtttttagcCAAATCAAAATTAGGCTTAACATTTGGTTATTCActtattatctttattttcccATGATTTCCTTGATTGTGTGCATCAGGATGTGGGTGtgaggtttttctttaaaaaaaaaaaaaaaaacttgtcaTTATTTCatggagcattttctgatgtCTTGTGAATCACCCACGGCTCATGGATcacaaattgaaaaaataatcctcTGGCATGTTTGAACCAGGGAGAGAAACATGCTGGGTGGGTGTGGGCAGGAGGGGGGAAGTCTGCAAATGGGAGAACGTGTTGTTTGCTGGTGTCATTCTCATCATTCATTCTGCAAGTGATCTATGGAGTTGAAAATAGACATAAATTTTAATCAGAAGTGGGTTTGGTGGTAATATTCTAAAACTTTAGCATATACCCATATGATACCCAGTATATATGATAATAGCTAATACTCCTAGCAGAGCTGGTTGCCTGTTTTGAAGAACTGTaaaataccaggttggaagggaccacaaggatcgGCCGGTGCAGCCgttcttggcaaaagcacggTCCGGACCCTGCGCAGCCGAAGGGCTCGGTGCTGTGcatggctgcagctgcagcagcatcctACCTGGGATGAAACCTGGCTCAAGCCATTTGCAGAGGGAGCGTAACCGCCGCGGGTGGTCAGACTCActgctctctcttctcctttccaatGCAGGAGGGAAGCCTGTGGCCTTCAGAAAGCACCGTGTCGGGGAACGGCATCACAGAGGTGAGGGCGACGCGGGTGCCGCCGCCTTTCCCGCTGTCCCGTCCTGCAGCGTCTCACGCTTCTCGccctcttccctttttctcttcccttcagcaGCAAATCTACACCCCGAGACCCAGCGACCGCCTGGCCGTGCCATCCTTTCTGCAGAGGGACCGCTTCAACAGGTTCCAGCCAACCTACCCCTACATGCAGCACGAGATCGACCTGCCGCCCACCATCTCGCTGTCGGACGGCGAGGAGCCCCCCCCGTACCAGGGACCCTGCACCCTGCAGCTGCGGGACCCCGAGCAGCAaatggagctcaacagagaGTCGGTGCGGGCCCCCCCCAACAGAACCATCTTCGACAGTGACTTGATAGATAACTCTGTGTACGGGGGGCCGTGCCCCCCCAGCAGTAACTCTGGCATCAGCGCGACCTGTTATGGGAGCAACGGGAGGATGGAGGGACCACCGCCGACCTACAGCGAGGTGATCGGGCACTACCCCGGGTCGACGTTTTACCAGCACCAGCAGAACAACAACGGGATGCCCTCGATCTTGGAGGGCAGCAGACTCCATCATTCACAACTCAATGGCCTTGAGAGCACAACCGCGtggaacaaagagaaagagaaacaaaaagggcaccccttttaaaaaaaaaaaaaaaaaaaaaaaaaggaaaaaaaaaaagagaagaaaaaagaaaaaaacaaagtaaatgaAACACTCTGCACTTCTcgttaaaagaaaaaggagagagtgAGTTGAGGAAgatgagcaaagaaaaaaaaaaaaagcccttccccatctctccatgtataaatatatacttGTTATGTCTGGTCTGAATGCACAAGCCTACCAAGCttgcaaaaacatttctttattgAGCTGTGTCTAGAcgtttaaaaaaggaaaaaaaatcaactgtagtcctttttttgttttgttttgtttctagttGAGCTGTGTgtgaatgcttttctttttttttatttcacttatctttaaagacaaaatatttgcacaaaaaacattttgtttaaagatctgcaatataaatatataaatatatattaaaaataagagaaagtgTATGTGTAAGGAGCAGGAGTATTTTTGTATTAGAAGAGGcctattcaaaaaaaaaacaaaagttgttttctgaactagaagaaaaatggcaattttttgAGTGCCAACTCAAAAAGCGTGTATTAcattgtaaaaaaagaaaaaaaatcaaaaaaaaatcaaaagcaggGGTTTAGAgttatttatataaatgttGAAATTTTGcactattttttaatataaatatgtCAGTGCTTGTGTTGGTCAAAGCCTCTATCATGTCTACCATGAACCTGTCAAGGGATACATGTCGAAGTGAAGAACAAAGTATCTGGAAGGGGGTGGAAAACGCTGAAGTGGAGATGCCAGCCCCGGCGGAGCGGTGAGCGAGGCTGCGTCTTATGCAAACCCTTAATTTCCAGAGTCCCCGCGCGTGGCCGCCGACAGTCACGGCTTCATACATTCCCTACAAAGCAAGAGGAGTTGgcgtgtgtctgtgtgtcatCCGGTAAGATTTTTGGAGTAAAAAGGTAAAATGCAAAACCTCCCTGCTTCTGAGGGTCAGTAACGACAGAAGCAGACAAaaattacttgattttttttttttttttttttttttttggacaacCTCTGACTTCTTGGAGGGGGGTGGTGGGGGTGAGAATAAACTTCTGTGTCTGAAGGAACAAAagtgttttttggtttatttctttctatGTTCAACTGAAGGGCTCTATGTGGAGCCAAAGTGTTATGGAAGTTAATGGGAGTAAATGGTAGCGTCCCCGCGGGCTGCCTCTCAGCTGGGGTTTAAATCTCGCATTGAAAGTAAGAGCTGAAAAGTGCGGCGGTGGTGGTAATTTTCATTCTGTATTAGACTCCCAAGCCTCTATTTGGAATAAAGGGGCGCAGCCGTGTCTCGCAGCTCTGCCGTCCCCCGGGCTGCCTCTGGTCATCGCTGGTTTTTACTTTATTATCCTGGCTAAAGAGGCGTCAGATACAGTACATGGAAATGAATCTGCTCCTGTGATGTATTCATTAAAGGCTAAAGAAATACGCTTAACGCTTTAGAGGCAAAACCCCCTTTACCTCTTCTGAAGACGTCCCCATCCACAGCAGCACGGTCCCTCCTGCCCGGCCTTGTGCGTCTTTTATTTGTCTCAGTTTTGGAAGCATTTTTGTCTAACTATGCtattgtttacattttttttatattgcGTAGGTGTCTGGTAGGTGTTTTACCCTTGTGGTGAATTTGTATGTGGTGGAGTGAGCGAGTGGGAAACCTGAGAGAgcgagagagaaagaaaaagggaaaaaaaaccccatttttggTCCCGTCTCCCCGGCCGGGAGAGCATCTCTCCGAGTGTGAGGAAGGGTTGGTAGGGCAACCACAGAGAGCGAAGATTTTACAAGGAGGCGTGATTTAGTTTTCTGCAGGATGCTATCTAGTAGAGTGACATAAATGAAAGATATAAAGGCAATAACTATTGTATTTAAGCAACTTTTctattacttgaaaaaaaaaaaataaccatgaGAACGGTTTTGAAGTTCTGACCATTTGaacaatatttatatatattttaaagaagacGATGAATAGCCGAACTTGAAGTTTGATCAttactttttgcctttttttaaatttttgcctAGAAGTAGCCCTGTACCTTCTCAATATTTCAGACTGCTTTTCCACAGCTCTTGAGATCTTCATAGCTTTACACTCCTGTAACCTAAATTTTGatgacctaaaaaaaaaaaaagccacaaaaaaaaatcagtcacacAAAGGAATAAATCTAGTTTGTCTTGAAAGGTACAAAAATGATGAATTTatacaagtttttaaaatgtatctttcCTTTATGTAACATGTCTATTTAGTGCCTTATTAAAGAAACAGTAACCCTCCCTTTTTAGAGAGGGGAAAGCAAAATCATTATTAGCATCACAAGTAACCAGCGTCTGGTCTCTTGCTCCTTTGGACCTTGCAGTTGAGTTTTCCAGTCCCTTCTTTCCCGGCTCCCATGGTCTGTAAGGGAACTTGAATGCATTTATGCACATTTTCTTACCCGGGGACATAGGAAACTCCGGTGGGTATTGTAAATGAGATACCAAccaaaagagaaactgaaatataaTATCTACTGCCCTCTTGAGCCAAAATGTGTGAATAGTGTTgttggggttgggtttttgtttgtttgtttttggtttgttgtttgttcaggtggggttttttttttgggggggggatgTTGTTCTGTGATCTAAACTAGTTTGTTTGCTACAAAAAAACCTGGTTACCTCAGCAGGTTTTGGGTGGAATATGCATCACACATCTGAGCGTGAGCAGAGAACAGGGCGGCGTGGGGGGAAGCAGAGGTGGGTGGGTGACGGGATTGTCTTGTCACCTGCCGCCGAACCCCggggggtgggcaggagggggagagggTCTAAAACCCAGTGCAATTAACCCAGCTCTCATGCTTTGAAGTCCTCAAAATTTCAACTgatcctcctttttttcccccccccccctttttgttttgttttgttattctcTCCCCAATCCACTCCTAGTGTGAGCTTTTATTTCACAAGCATCACCCCAAGCATCTGCAGCCGCGTGGTCAATTCGTTGAGTTCCTGGGTCCGGTTTTACTTACCTCTGTCTCTCATTTGGGGAATTCAATGAGTGTGAAGTGGGATGGCTCAGCATCACCAAATTTCTATTGCAAATGATGCCTTTTCAGTCCATGCCCTGCAGAAACAAAACGCGAGCTGCCCCCGTCCCCGCTGCCGCTGTGGGTCCCTGGGGAGCGGCTGCAGGTGGGGGGAGCCCCGCGTCCCTGGCAGCGGGTGCAACTCGAGTCCATCTCGACAGAGCCACGTTGTCACCTTCCGTCCTTTCTTctgtccttctgtccttccttctgTCCCTCTGCTTTGCAGTCCCAAGAACTGTGTATTGCAAGTGCAGATACCAGATCAGGGGCTCGGATCAACTCCAAGTTCTGAATGGGTGTTTAGAAATAATGGTCTGTTCTTTTcgtcgttgttgttgttgttctcatTACTATTTAATGTTACTTTTTGCCTCGGGGTCCATTCTTCCCAATTCCCACATCCCGTACTGCCAGAAGGCAGAGAATTTGCTTTGCACACCCTTGCTGATGTCTCTACTCGTTTCCTTCTGACGTTTGTGCAGTTCAGGAGAGACTTGTACCAGAAGCTGGACCTTGGTCCTGCTCAGTAGGAGTCTCGAGCATCTTGCAGCTGTCAGCAGAGAGGTTCAGGCCCCttaataatgatttatttttaaacaaatacagaagaaacaCAGCATTGCTAATGCTTAGCAACCTCTTGTCCTAGCCTGCCTCTTTGCTCGGAGTTTTAAGAACCACATTAGCTTTAAAAGAGGTTGTTAACCTTGGAGAGTTTCTTAGCTTACAGTACAGCAACCAGCATCCTGAAAGTGCCCCCAAATCTTACTGGCCTGGGGTGGGAACATGGTTGTGTCGATCAGGACGGTGAGGAAGGATGGGTTTTATTTGAGTCTGACGCTCGTAAAACTTGTGTTCGCAACCCTTGGTTTCACTGGTTTGAAGATTCAGCTTTACTAATCCAGTGCATTGTTTCCATTAGTGTTACGAAATTCATTCTATCTTAAGTGGGGGTATAAGGAAATCCAGTTGATTTCTGGAGAATCACCCTTTTTTATGTGTATTGAAATACGAAATTGCACTAACtgctatattaaaaaagaaagaaaaaaagcccaatgTTTTTACTAAGGATCGGGAAAAGACTGAATCCAGATGTGTAGCATCAAGAGTGCTAGGTGAGAACAGAATgaatttttaatctcttctgtCTCTCTATCGCTCAGAGATTTTTCTATGTACAACACATAGCtacaaaaatcaaaaagaagtTTTCCAGAAACTGTGCTTCAAATTTTTGCTGTACTATAGAAGCTCATGAAGGACAAAAACTGAAGTCCTAATTTGCCTGCCTTATAGACACATTTCattgtattaatattttcttaaacttCCAGTTGCATTGCTTTGGCTTTGGAGTTTGTTATAGGCAGTCCTGTATCCTGAGTTCTGTTCAAGTTTAAACTTATGTAAACTATTGACAGCACATGCAATGCAGTACTTATctatattttgctgttttagtATGAATATGTACTCTGATGCCAATTTACAAAAATCTGTTGTAAACGCTTATTGTGTAACAGTAACCGATAGTGGCAATTATATGTCATTCTAAAAGCTGCAATACTTATACAATAAATTTTACAATACTTTGGAAAATTTGCCTTCACCTTTTGCTTTGTTACCCAAAAATCAGGGTTTGCCAACACCGTGTAATTTCAAAAGCTCTTCGTATTTTCAAATATTGGAAAATGAATATTCTCGGTTCTTGacatttgtgtgttttttttcccccttccttgtTAAGTAGCCTTCTGAATAACGGGCCAACCTCTGTATTGCCATGATGTGTTTTTTCCCATGAAGCTGTAGCTGGTTCCCGTGTATTTGCATGCTCAGtctgtgtgtgcgtgcacaattctgttttctttttgagtaGATCAGGTGTCGCAGCTTTAATCCCAGAAGAAGCATTCCTGGTTTGCACCAGTATGTCCAACACTTGCGATCCTGCCTTTCAGCCAAGAACATCACTGATGGTCAGAAGGTCTTAACTTGAATAACCGTCAATCAACAAGAACTGTGTAGATTGACTCGAATCCTAAGCACAGCTAATTTATGTAACTTTCTCCTTTCTGAGACTGTGGTCAAATTGCAGTGATCACATTAAAATGATTGAAAACTTTACTGTTTGtaggggtttttatttttgtgtttctgaaggACGTCCTGTAGGTTCACCTGTCCTGGCCAGACCTTGGGTTCCCTCTCGGGACTAAGGAGCGTGCAGTAGTTAATCCCTGTGCTTTGCCTGGAGGCTGTCAGCCCTGCCTAAGCCCTCggtctccccagccctgctctctggCTCATCACAGATCTTCGTTCAAGGTGGCAACATTTT is from Caloenas nicobarica isolate bCalNic1 chromosome 15, bCalNic1.hap1, whole genome shotgun sequence and encodes:
- the PMEPA1 gene encoding protein TMEPAI isoform X1, with the protein product MYNFMGLNSTAVALQPNVSCTCNCKRSLFQSMEITELEFVQIIIIVVVMMVMVVVITCLLNHYKLSARSFISRHSQGRRRDENLSSEGSLWPSESTVSGNGITEQQIYTPRPSDRLAVPSFLQRDRFNRFQPTYPYMQHEIDLPPTISLSDGEEPPPYQGPCTLQLRDPEQQMELNRESVRAPPNRTIFDSDLIDNSVYGGPCPPSSNSGISATCYGSNGRMEGPPPTYSEVIGHYPGSTFYQHQQNNNGMPSILEGSRLHHSQLNGLESTTAWNKEKEKQKGHPF
- the PMEPA1 gene encoding protein TMEPAI isoform X2 — protein: MYNFMGLNSTAVALQPNVSCTCNCKRSLFQSMEITELEFVQIIIIVVVMMVMVVVITCLLNHYKLSARSFISRHSQGRRRDENLSSEGSLWPSESTVSGNGITEQIYTPRPSDRLAVPSFLQRDRFNRFQPTYPYMQHEIDLPPTISLSDGEEPPPYQGPCTLQLRDPEQQMELNRESVRAPPNRTIFDSDLIDNSVYGGPCPPSSNSGISATCYGSNGRMEGPPPTYSEVIGHYPGSTFYQHQQNNNGMPSILEGSRLHHSQLNGLESTTAWNKEKEKQKGHPF